ggtgcaggcagggctggcagcactttggctgtgcccagcccatCACCAATGGGCACATCCAGGATAAGGCTGGAGCGGGCTGtgagcagcctgatctagtTGAGAATGTCCCTGCTCGTTGCTGTGGGGTCACACTGGACGGTCCTTAAAGGTCACTCCCAagctctgctgttctctggTTCTGCAGCAGGGCCTGCCCAGCGCGAAGGTGCTACAGGAGCTGGTGGAGGAGCTCCTTGGTGTCTGCCGAGTGCTCTCCCGGAGGAACTTCATGCCGGAGCTGCACCCAGCCACTGGGACGGACACCggccctgcagcctgcagcatccaggagagcagcagcacctacCGCACGCTGGTCATCCTGCGGCCACCGCCCGGCCACTCCTTCAGCCCGGAGAGCACGAAGTGGCTGCCAGCCCGGCGCATCCGTGTGGCGCTGGAGTGCCTGTGCTCCGGGGATCAGCTGCTGGGGCACACGTGCTTTCTCCACGCCTCTGGTGGCCAGCTGCCCAGGGATCAGGAGTGGTACCTGATGGACACCCTCTGCACGGGCTCCTCCTTGGACCCAGAGAAAGTCATCTGCTGGGTGCAAACATTGGTGGCGTcggcctggctgctcctgccgcACTCGCGCCACTGCCGGCTCACGGCGCTGCCCTCCGGCAAATCCTGCAGCTTCCGGCTGAGCGGCGCCTCtggccagcactgcagcatcgAGATGGCTCTGGCCGTGCAGCGAGGCAGCTCAGGTGCCTACCTGAGCCTTGAGTAGGCAGCAGCcggctctgccagcagcaccggCTGGGCCAGAGAGCTGCCACCTCTCTTTACGAAATTCCTCCCAAGCTTTACAATAAATGGGATGAAATTTTAGTCCTTCTGTAATGatctctttttggttttgttttaataaactGGAGAATTTGTGGCAACTTTTGCAAACAGGTGGaagaatttgtaattttt
This sequence is a window from Vidua chalybeata isolate OUT-0048 chromosome Z, bVidCha1 merged haplotype, whole genome shotgun sequence. Protein-coding genes within it:
- the LOC128782089 gene encoding inositol 1,4,5-trisphosphate receptor-interacting protein-like 1; protein product: MSPTVAFILALLATPAGLKVNIRIDKGEVKRMLEREEYLHQEMIRLLQDIEGNSGIMETLLCSALEKQWLLWVSAAALVLVLATGCCLVRRRKRGSASRRRQEGSSMEEQGLPSAKVLQELVEELLGVCRVLSRRNFMPELHPATGTDTGPAACSIQESSSTYRTLVILRPPPGHSFSPESTKWLPARRIRVALECLCSGDQLLGHTCFLHASGGQLPRDQEWYLMDTLCTGSSLDPEKVICWVQTLVASAWLLLPHSRHCRLTALPSGKSCSFRLSGASGQHCSIEMALAVQRGSSGAYLSLE